A region of Streptomyces sp. NBC_01497 DNA encodes the following proteins:
- a CDS encoding winged helix-turn-helix domain-containing protein: protein MAHADFDALLLDPTRLSIVSLLAGVKWAEFSWVRESADMSASALSKQITTLGTRGYVEVQKGYVGKRPRTWLSLSDSGRLALEMHVEALQQIVVESRRAAQTHVAPPDDGRTNQPPTGDHRVYPG from the coding sequence ATGGCTCACGCTGACTTCGATGCACTGCTACTGGACCCAACGAGGCTCTCCATCGTCTCGCTACTGGCTGGGGTGAAGTGGGCAGAGTTCAGCTGGGTTCGCGAGTCCGCGGATATGTCAGCATCAGCCTTGTCCAAGCAGATCACCACGCTCGGCACACGGGGATACGTTGAGGTCCAGAAGGGCTATGTGGGCAAGCGGCCTCGAACCTGGCTGAGTCTGAGTGACAGCGGTCGACTCGCGCTCGAGATGCACGTGGAAGCTCTGCAGCAAATCGTCGTGGAGTCGCGGCGGGCGGCTCAGACACATGTCGCTCCACCCGATGACGGCAGGACGAATCAGCCGCCGACGGGAGACCATCGGGTCTACCCCGGGTAG
- the ctaD gene encoding aa3-type cytochrome oxidase subunit I, with protein sequence MSTTAKSERTPLPPEIKGYGQGAIIVKWITTTDHKVIGSLYLITSFIFFIVGGLFALVMRAELARPGLQIMSTEQFNQAFTMHGTIMLLLFATPLFAGFANWIMPLQIGAPDVAFPRLNAFAYWLYLFGSLIVISSMVTPQGGPGWGWTAYSPLSGPISSPGVGGDLWITGLALSGFGTILGSVNFITTIVCMRAPGMTMFRMPIFTWNVLLTGVLVLIAFPTLAAALLVLEADRKLGAHVFDAANGGVLLWQHLFWFFGHPEVYIIAVPFFGIITEIIPVFSRKPVFGYIGLVAATIAIAGLSVTVWAHHMFVTGGVLLPFFSFMSFLIAVPTGVKFFNWVGTMWKGSLSFETPMLFSVGFLVTFLFGGLTGVLLASPPLDFHVSDSYFVVAHFHYVLFGTIVFAMFAGFYFWWPKMTGRLLDERLGKIHFWTLLVGFHMTFLVQHWLGAEGMPRRYADYLASDGFTALNTVSTIGSFLLGLSMLPFFYNVWRTNHYGQRVTEDDPWGYSRSLEWATSCPPPRHNFLSLPRIRSESPAFDLHHPEIAALESLGSLPPEGGL encoded by the coding sequence ATGTCTACGACCGCAAAATCCGAGCGAACCCCGCTGCCTCCCGAGATTAAAGGGTATGGCCAAGGTGCAATCATCGTTAAGTGGATCACGACCACAGACCACAAGGTGATTGGTTCTCTTTACCTCATAACCTCCTTCATTTTCTTCATCGTAGGCGGTCTTTTTGCCCTTGTCATGCGTGCAGAACTAGCTCGTCCCGGTCTGCAAATAATGTCCACAGAGCAGTTCAACCAGGCATTCACGATGCATGGCACGATTATGCTGCTGCTTTTCGCGACACCGCTTTTCGCAGGGTTTGCCAACTGGATCATGCCTTTGCAGATCGGCGCTCCGGACGTGGCTTTCCCGCGACTCAACGCATTCGCGTACTGGCTCTACCTCTTCGGGTCTTTGATTGTGATCTCCTCCATGGTGACTCCCCAAGGTGGCCCAGGCTGGGGGTGGACGGCCTACTCACCACTGTCGGGTCCAATCAGCAGCCCCGGCGTCGGGGGTGACTTGTGGATCACGGGACTCGCACTGTCCGGCTTCGGGACGATCCTCGGATCAGTCAACTTCATCACAACAATCGTCTGTATGCGCGCGCCAGGCATGACTATGTTTCGCATGCCGATCTTCACGTGGAACGTACTCCTGACTGGCGTGCTGGTGCTTATCGCATTTCCAACATTGGCTGCGGCCCTCCTGGTGCTGGAAGCCGACAGAAAGCTCGGGGCCCACGTCTTCGATGCTGCAAATGGTGGCGTGCTCCTCTGGCAGCATCTGTTCTGGTTCTTTGGACACCCCGAGGTCTACATCATCGCGGTGCCGTTCTTTGGTATTATCACCGAGATAATCCCTGTCTTCAGCAGGAAACCTGTGTTCGGATACATTGGGCTCGTGGCGGCAACAATCGCTATTGCTGGTCTTTCTGTCACAGTCTGGGCCCATCATATGTTCGTAACCGGCGGCGTCCTTCTCCCCTTCTTCTCGTTCATGTCGTTTCTTATCGCCGTGCCCACGGGAGTAAAATTCTTCAACTGGGTCGGCACCATGTGGAAAGGGTCCCTCTCCTTTGAGACTCCTATGCTCTTCTCCGTAGGGTTCCTCGTCACCTTTCTATTCGGGGGTCTCACCGGTGTCCTCCTGGCGTCGCCGCCGCTCGACTTCCACGTATCTGACAGCTACTTCGTAGTAGCTCACTTTCACTACGTTCTGTTTGGGACCATTGTCTTTGCAATGTTTGCGGGGTTCTACTTCTGGTGGCCGAAGATGACCGGGAGGCTACTAGATGAGCGTCTCGGAAAGATTCATTTCTGGACACTGCTTGTTGGATTTCACATGACCTTCCTTGTCCAGCACTGGCTCGGAGCCGAGGGCATGCCCCGGCGCTACGCCGACTATCTTGCGTCCGACGGCTTCACAGCACTCAATACCGTCTCTACCATCGGGTCCTTCCTTCTGGGTCTGTCGATGCTGCCCTTTTTCTACAACGTCTGGAGGACGAACCACTACGGGCAGCGAGTGACGGAGGACGACCCTTGGGGATACAGTCGGTCGCTGGAGTGGGCCACTTCTTGCCCACCGCCAAGGCATAACTTCCTGTCCCTGCCGCGTATTCGTTCGGAATCGCCTGCATTTGACCTGCACCACCCTGAGATTGCAGCGTTGGAGTCCCTTGGGAGCTTGCCCCCTGAGGGGGGCCTGTGA
- a CDS encoding glycosyltransferase gives MLPEAYDTVPDNPSGQVQRFCIGPRPRLAPHLPRGEGKALVFVTFGTEAHKLPFTESILRQVVEGAASMPIRLLVAAGGADTSRWGPLADNVRVEPWVDQDKAIAAAAAVVCHAGAGTVFSALRAGVPLVAIPLFADQPDNAKRVHDTRVGLSVVLGPDRFVTPVHIRESLDRVLHLADYRIAASQTARDIEGLPSVKEAVVLLEAAAGC, from the coding sequence ATGCTGCCGGAGGCCTACGACACAGTCCCTGACAATCCGTCCGGCCAAGTGCAGCGCTTTTGTATAGGCCCCCGACCGAGGCTGGCACCGCATCTGCCGAGAGGGGAGGGCAAAGCGCTGGTTTTTGTCACGTTCGGTACTGAGGCCCACAAGCTGCCCTTTACCGAGTCCATCCTTCGCCAGGTCGTTGAAGGTGCCGCGAGCATGCCGATACGTCTCCTGGTCGCGGCCGGCGGTGCGGACACGAGTCGCTGGGGACCGCTGGCGGACAATGTGCGTGTCGAGCCTTGGGTGGATCAGGACAAGGCCATCGCAGCGGCAGCTGCAGTGGTCTGCCATGCCGGAGCGGGGACAGTCTTCAGCGCCCTCCGAGCAGGTGTACCGCTAGTGGCGATCCCGCTCTTCGCCGATCAGCCCGACAACGCCAAACGGGTCCACGACACCAGAGTTGGCTTGAGCGTAGTCCTAGGTCCAGACCGTTTCGTCACTCCCGTTCACATCCGTGAGTCCCTCGACCGCGTCCTACATCTAGCCGACTACCGCATCGCCGCCAGCCAGACCGCGAGGGATATCGAGGGCCTGCCTTCCGTGAAGGAGGCCGTCGTCCTACTCGAGGCGGCAGCGGGGTGCTAG
- a CDS encoding PP2C family protein-serine/threonine phosphatase encodes MVDGQGDLPRLLTAAETAAPVEAVDVVAEDLLRRFGATRVSFLIVDLTGKAVVSLSTASRAKAGAGRHAAKIDLFGSVYEHVVRTQRPYQETTHQGERVIFPVTNRGDAIGLLELLLPAGSGQEVLDAAGEAAHILAYIVIANQRFTDLYTWGKRSRPLSLAAEIQHQLLPLSLTCEAAQFALCGSLEPSEDISGDTFDYTLDRDTLHLSLTDTMGHNLQAALAATVLVGALRGARRQGTDLMEQARQADQALADHRPHGHATGQLVRIDLHTGRAELVNAGHPRPLRMRDAEVEEIALEADQPFGLLMPISHSYRVQQLDLRPGDRLIMLTDGMLERGVEKVDLSALVKDTRHLHPRETALTLSTAVLDEAGGHLEDDATVMCLDWHGPQETKRYVGSGADIQQASPRRTKR; translated from the coding sequence GTGGTGGATGGGCAAGGTGATCTTCCCCGGCTGCTGACGGCAGCGGAGACGGCGGCGCCGGTGGAGGCCGTCGACGTGGTCGCCGAGGACCTTCTGCGGCGTTTCGGCGCCACGCGGGTCTCGTTCCTCATCGTGGACCTGACCGGGAAAGCGGTGGTGTCGCTGTCCACGGCGTCGCGGGCGAAGGCAGGGGCCGGGCGGCACGCTGCCAAAATCGACCTGTTCGGCAGCGTCTACGAGCATGTGGTACGCACCCAGCGGCCATACCAGGAGACGACCCACCAGGGCGAGCGAGTGATCTTTCCGGTCACCAACCGCGGCGATGCCATCGGTCTGCTGGAACTCTTGCTGCCGGCAGGCTCAGGTCAGGAGGTGCTCGACGCAGCGGGTGAGGCCGCGCACATCCTGGCCTACATCGTGATCGCCAACCAGCGTTTCACCGACCTCTACACCTGGGGGAAGCGCAGCAGACCCCTGAGCCTGGCCGCGGAGATCCAGCACCAGTTGCTCCCCCTCTCGCTTACCTGTGAGGCGGCGCAGTTCGCGCTGTGCGGAAGCCTCGAGCCCTCCGAAGACATCAGCGGCGACACCTTCGACTACACCCTCGACCGCGACACCCTCCATCTGTCCTTGACCGACACCATGGGCCACAACCTTCAGGCCGCGCTGGCGGCGACGGTCCTGGTGGGGGCCCTGCGCGGTGCCCGCCGCCAAGGGACCGACCTCATGGAACAGGCCCGCCAGGCCGATCAGGCCCTGGCCGACCACAGGCCACACGGTCACGCCACCGGGCAACTGGTGCGCATCGACCTCCACACCGGTCGAGCCGAGCTGGTCAACGCAGGCCACCCCCGGCCGCTGCGCATGCGCGACGCAGAGGTGGAGGAGATCGCCTTGGAAGCGGACCAGCCCTTCGGACTGCTCATGCCCATCTCCCACTCCTACCGTGTCCAGCAGCTCGACCTGCGTCCCGGCGACCGGCTGATCATGCTCACCGACGGCATGCTCGAACGCGGCGTGGAGAAGGTGGACCTGTCCGCCCTTGTGAAGGACACCCGCCACCTGCACCCTCGCGAGACTGCGCTGACGCTGAGCACCGCCGTCCTGGACGAGGCCGGCGGCCACCTGGAAGATGACGCCACAGTGATGTGCCTGGACTGGCACGGCCCCCAGGAGACCAAGCGGTACGTCGGCTCCGGCGCGGACATCCAGCAAGCTTCACCCCGCCGCACGAAGCGGTAG
- a CDS encoding transposase, with protein MVNTALPRALRQRRVRPQQLPAVPGGAACTDARKVSFLPRELYDIQSESPTEQQTQEWLSRYSLRAAIEGTISEFVNGHGVRQCRYRSEDKAHVQHVLTAIAVNLERDVHLPSSPTRQPRSPTAFRASSTGSHPAVSVLARRHPSRRLS; from the coding sequence GTGGTCAACACCGCCCTCCCTCGCGCCCTACGTCAACGCCGAGTTCGCCCCCAGCAACTGCCGGCAGTGCCCGGTGGGGCCGCCTGCACCGACGCCCGCAAGGTCTCCTTCCTGCCGCGCGAGCTCTACGACATCCAGTCCGAGTCCCCGACCGAGCAGCAGACCCAGGAATGGCTTTCGCGCTACTCTCTGCGGGCCGCCATCGAGGGCACGATCAGCGAGTTCGTCAACGGTCACGGCGTGCGCCAGTGCCGCTACCGCAGCGAAGACAAGGCCCACGTCCAGCACGTCCTGACAGCCATCGCCGTCAACCTCGAACGCGACGTCCACCTGCCGTCGTCGCCGACTCGGCAGCCCCGAAGTCCGACAGCCTTCCGGGCTTCCTCGACTGGCAGCCATCCCGCGGTCTCGGTCCTGGCGCGTCGCCATCCATCCCGCAGGCTGAGCTGA
- a CDS encoding IS5 family transposase → MDAIRYVVDTGCKWHALPQDFPPWRTCYGFTARWAACGVVGQIRDQLCKRIRREMGRAPGAVATVIDSQSVKAANVVGKDSRGHDAGKKINGRKRHLVWTPRACHCSSWSPPADMTDRNAREVLFRLRLMHLEITIFWADSTYDGQVVTWAKTYLYLTIKTVSRPKDVPCFVVLPRRWAVERSHAWIMRARRHARDHERLIQHSESLITWAAITLMTRRITRRSSRRTEQPDSREAQRD, encoded by the coding sequence GTGGACGCGATCCGCTATGTCGTGGACACCGGATGCAAGTGGCATGCCCTGCCGCAGGACTTCCCGCCCTGGCGCACGTGTTACGGGTTCACGGCCCGCTGGGCCGCCTGCGGCGTCGTCGGCCAGATCCGTGACCAGCTGTGCAAGCGGATCCGCCGCGAGATGGGCCGAGCCCCCGGCGCGGTTGCCACGGTGATCGACTCCCAGTCGGTCAAGGCCGCCAACGTTGTCGGCAAGGACTCCCGCGGCCACGACGCCGGCAAGAAAATCAACGGCCGCAAGCGGCACCTGGTGTGGACACCAAGGGCCTGCCACTGTTCGTCATGGTCACCCCCGGCCGACATGACCGACCGCAACGCCAGGGAAGTGCTGTTCCGGCTGCGACTGATGCACCTCGAAATCACCATCTTCTGGGCCGACTCCACCTATGACGGACAGGTCGTGACCTGGGCCAAGACCTACCTGTACCTGACGATCAAGACCGTCAGCCGTCCGAAGGACGTCCCCTGTTTCGTCGTTCTGCCCCGGCGTTGGGCCGTCGAACGCTCACACGCCTGGATCATGCGCGCCCGCAGACACGCGCGGGACCACGAACGGCTCATCCAGCACTCGGAATCGCTCATCACCTGGGCCGCGATAACGCTCATGACCAGGCGAATCACCCGCAGAAGCTCTCGCAGAACCGAGCAGCCAGACTCTCGGGAAGCGCAACGGGACTGA
- a CDS encoding IS5 family transposase (programmed frameshift): MGRGTWSWIVPDGLWEVAEPLIPPSKVRPQGGGTQDTPDETLFAAIIYVLVSGCAWRALPPCFGISKSTAHRRFLIWSRAGVWGRLHEAVLDRIDECGLLDLTRTVLDSAHVRAKKGGELTGPSPVDRGKPGSKMHVLSDANGLPLVVGVSAGNTPDSQGLKAMVAGLQTRHDPENGWHYKPRKLHADKAYDQRDLRRWLRGKRIGVRIARKGIESSERLGRRRWVIERTMSWLTGYRRLNHRYERHPRNYLAFLGLAAALCCYKRLIRLTT, encoded by the exons ATGGGGAGAGGTACGTGGAGTTGGATTGTTCCGGATGGTTTGTGGGAGGTCGCGGAGCCGCTGATCCCTCCGTCGAAGGTGCGGCCGCAGGGCGGCGGGACGCAGGACACGCCTGATGAGACGCTGTTCGCGGCGATCATCTACGTCCTGGTCAGTGGCTGTGCCTGGCGGGCCCTGCCACCCTGTTTCGGCATTTCGAAGTCCACCGCGCATCGCCGGTTCCTGATCTGGTCGAGAGCCGGGGTGTGGGGCCGGCTCCACGAGGCCGTGCTGGATCGGATCGACGAGTGCGGACTGCTCGACCTCACACGCACGGTCCTCGACTCCGCCCACGTACGGGCTA AAAAAGGGGGCGAACTCACAGGTCCGAGTCCCGTGGACCGAGGCAAACCGGGCTCCAAGATGCACGTCTTGTCGGACGCGAACGGGCTGCCCCTCGTCGTCGGCGTCTCCGCAGGCAACACCCCTGACAGTCAGGGCCTGAAGGCGATGGTCGCCGGTCTCCAAACGAGACACGACCCCGAAAACGGCTGGCACTACAAACCCCGCAAGCTCCACGCCGACAAGGCGTACGACCAGCGCGACCTGCGACGATGGCTCCGCGGCAAACGCATCGGCGTCCGCATCGCCCGCAAAGGAATCGAGTCCAGCGAACGATTAGGCCGACGACGATGGGTCATCGAGCGGACCATGTCCTGGCTGACCGGCTACCGCAGACTCAACCACCGCTACGAACGTCATCCCCGCAACTACTTGGCCTTCCTCGGCCTCGCCGCCGCCCTCTGCTGCTACAAACGACTCATTCGGCTCACCACATAG